A part of Desulfovibrio sp. Huiquan2017 genomic DNA contains:
- the metE gene encoding 5-methyltetrahydropteroyltriglutamate--homocysteine S-methyltransferase yields the protein MHAHVLGFPRMGANRELKWALEQFWRGEIGETELVATADGLRDRHWAIQADAGLDLVPVGDFSLYDHVLDTVAMLGAVPPRFGWSGGEIDLTTYFNMARGNAEKGIPAMEMTKWFDTNYHYIVPELAPDTTFAKTGSRLFDAVESARKLGHSPKPVLVGPITFLMLAKETGGCNRWAHLDGLVEAYCRIIAELDGTCTWIQLDEPILCTDLSEEAKRAFGAAYSRLRAAAVSSRLLLATYFGTLGDNLDLALSLPVNGMHVDLVRGPGQLGEILDKLPSHLTLSLGLVDGRNVWKTELETALRKVNAACQRTKPAQIMIGSSCSLLHSPMDVEGETALDPELKQWMAFAVQKCAEIAVLKQASSTGDKPDLFIENKASLLARGAHRDVRDARVRERAVAVTPDMYDRASPFAERAAVQRGLLDLPLFPTTTIGSYPQTAEIRKQRLQFKKGEMSEADYVKAMQGHIAEVVARQEALGLDVLVHGEPERNDMVEYFGQQLNGFCFTQNGWVQSYGSRCVKPPIIYGDVSRPEKMTVDWALYAQSLTDKPMKGMLTGPVTILCWSFVRNDLSRDIVCRQIALAMRDEVLDLESAGIKIIQIDEAALREGMPIRKADQATYLRWAVDCFRLTAAGVRDETQIHSHMCYSEFNAIMGAIAEMDADVISIEASRSNMELLDAFNQYDYPAEIGPGVYDIHSPRVPDEEEIYSLLHKALAVIPAERLWVNPDCGLKTRAWPETIASLGNMVRAAERLRRERA from the coding sequence ATGCACGCGCACGTTTTGGGTTTTCCCCGCATGGGGGCAAACAGGGAACTGAAATGGGCCCTGGAACAATTCTGGCGGGGCGAGATCGGGGAGACCGAACTGGTCGCCACCGCCGACGGGCTCAGGGATCGTCACTGGGCCATCCAGGCCGATGCCGGGCTCGACCTCGTCCCGGTCGGCGACTTTTCCCTGTACGACCACGTCCTCGACACTGTGGCCATGCTGGGCGCGGTCCCGCCGCGTTTCGGCTGGTCCGGAGGCGAAATCGATTTGACCACGTATTTCAACATGGCAAGGGGCAATGCCGAAAAGGGCATCCCGGCCATGGAAATGACCAAGTGGTTCGACACCAACTACCACTACATCGTCCCGGAGCTGGCCCCTGACACGACCTTTGCCAAGACCGGCTCAAGGCTGTTCGACGCCGTCGAGTCTGCCCGCAAACTGGGGCATTCCCCCAAACCGGTTCTGGTCGGCCCTATCACCTTCCTCATGCTGGCCAAGGAAACCGGCGGTTGCAACCGGTGGGCTCACCTCGACGGGCTGGTTGAGGCCTATTGCCGGATCATCGCCGAACTCGACGGGACCTGCACCTGGATTCAGTTGGACGAGCCGATCCTGTGCACCGATCTTTCGGAGGAGGCGAAGCGGGCGTTTGGCGCGGCCTACTCCCGCCTCAGGGCGGCCGCCGTCAGTTCGCGCCTGCTGCTAGCCACGTATTTTGGCACCCTGGGTGACAACCTCGATCTGGCCTTGTCCCTGCCGGTGAACGGGATGCACGTGGACCTGGTCCGGGGGCCCGGCCAACTCGGTGAGATCCTCGACAAGCTGCCGTCGCATCTGACCCTCTCCCTGGGGCTGGTGGACGGACGCAACGTCTGGAAGACCGAGTTGGAGACCGCCCTGCGAAAAGTGAACGCAGCCTGCCAGCGGACAAAGCCTGCTCAGATCATGATCGGTTCGAGCTGCTCTTTGCTCCATTCCCCCATGGACGTTGAAGGCGAGACCGCGCTGGACCCGGAACTGAAGCAGTGGATGGCCTTCGCCGTACAGAAGTGCGCGGAGATCGCGGTCCTGAAGCAGGCTTCCTCTACCGGCGACAAGCCCGACCTGTTCATCGAGAACAAGGCCTCCCTGTTGGCCCGGGGGGCGCACCGCGACGTGAGGGACGCGCGGGTGCGGGAACGCGCGGTAGCGGTCACGCCTGACATGTATGATCGCGCCTCGCCCTTTGCCGAGCGGGCCGCCGTGCAGCGGGGCCTGCTCGATCTCCCGCTGTTCCCGACCACGACCATTGGGTCCTATCCCCAGACCGCCGAGATCCGGAAACAGCGGTTGCAGTTCAAGAAGGGCGAGATGTCCGAGGCGGACTACGTCAAGGCCATGCAGGGCCACATCGCCGAAGTGGTCGCGCGCCAGGAGGCGTTGGGGTTGGACGTGCTGGTTCACGGTGAGCCGGAGCGCAACGACATGGTCGAATACTTCGGCCAGCAGCTCAACGGGTTCTGCTTCACGCAGAACGGCTGGGTCCAGAGCTACGGCAGCCGATGCGTGAAGCCGCCGATCATTTACGGCGACGTGTCCCGCCCCGAGAAGATGACCGTGGATTGGGCGCTGTACGCCCAGTCCCTCACGGATAAGCCCATGAAGGGCATGCTCACCGGGCCGGTGACCATCCTCTGCTGGAGCTTCGTGCGCAACGATCTTTCCCGAGACATTGTCTGTCGCCAGATCGCCCTGGCCATGCGCGACGAGGTCTTGGACCTGGAGTCGGCGGGCATAAAGATTATCCAGATCGACGAGGCCGCTCTCCGTGAGGGCATGCCGATCCGTAAGGCGGACCAGGCGACGTACCTGCGCTGGGCCGTGGACTGCTTCCGGCTGACCGCGGCCGGAGTGCGGGACGAGACCCAGATCCATTCCCACATGTGCTACAGCGAATTCAACGCCATCATGGGGGCCATTGCCGAGATGGACGCGGACGTCATCAGCATTGAGGCGAGCCGCAGCAACATGGAGCTGCTCGACGCCTTCAACCAGTACGACTATCCGGCGGAGATCGGCCCCGGCGTCTACGACATCCACAGCCCGCGCGTGCCGGACGAGGAGGAGATCTACTCGCTCCTGCACAAGGCGCTCGCGGTCATCCCCGCTGAACGGCTCTGGGTTAACCCGGACTGCGGCCTCAAGACCCGCGCCTGGCCCGAAACTATCGCCTCGCTCGGTAACATGGTCCGGGCGGCCGAAAGGCTGCGCCGGGAACGCGCCTGA